The Ptiloglossa arizonensis isolate GNS036 chromosome 13, iyPtiAriz1_principal, whole genome shotgun sequence genome window below encodes:
- the LOC143154009 gene encoding ras-like protein family member 10B has product MDRSRKENETLSKQSTFHGNERLLELDLDYFERRRGESISCENAESGSKEEESPADTLDRVKVVFLGAPGVGKSSIIRQFVWSEFSEEYRPTERRETFYPSVVLADRLYELKITDLPTIPYFPVSSHLEWTDFRYYGLRSANAYVLVFDLSNQDTFQYIRTLREQIYEARDMRGVPLLVVGNKQDELSPAAASGTRYRDIVNLVRKHWRCGYVECSARFNWRVVQVFRELMKSVQAVEGRPPSPASAPSQPLRSHPHDSGEKCILL; this is encoded by the exons ATGGACCGTTcgaggaaagaaaacgaaactctCTCGAAGCAATCGACCTTCCACGGGAACGAACGACTCCTGG AGCTCGATCTGGACTATTTCGAAAGGAGAAGAGGCGAGTCAATATCCTGTGAAAACGCCGAAAGCGGATCGAAAGAGGAAGAAAGCCCCGCAGACACTCTGGATCGTGTCAAAGTTGTGTTTCTCGGTGCACCTGGGGTGGGAAAGTCCAGCATAATTAGG CAATTCGTGTGGAGCGAATTCTCCGAGGAATACAGGCCGACCGAGCGCAGGGAGACTTTTTATCCGAGCGTGGTACTCGCCGATCGATTGTACGAGCTAAAAATCACGGATCTACCGACGATCCCGTACTTTCCGGTTAGCTCGCACCTCGAATGGACGGACTTCCGTTATTACGGGCTGCGAAGTGCCAACGCCTACGTGCTCGTGTTCGATCTCAGCAATCAGGACACGTTTCAG TATATTAGAACGTTACGGGAGCAAATCTACGAAGCGCGAGACATGAGGGGTGTACCGTTATTAGTGGTCGGGAACAAGCAAGACGAATTGTCGCCTGCGGCTGCTTCCGGAACTAGGTACAGGGACATCGTCAATCTCGTCCGGAAGCACTGGCGATGCGGCTACGTCGAGTGCAGCGCCAGATTTAACTGGCGTGTCGTACAG GTATTTCGAGAATTAATGAAGAGCGTTCAAGCAGTCGAAGGCAGACCACCCTCGCCCGCATCGGCACCCTCGCAGCCGTTGCGATCTCACCCCCACGACAGCGGGGAAAAGTGTATTCTTCTCTGA
- the Rnft2 gene encoding ring finger protein, transmembrane 2 isoform X1: MQSSSNVIPPSSDNYIINVEDQPSGSYPHDTSTHDNHHHHHQTTTDNFLNNIREAANEVMGESQNNNSNIAINHNNNNNNNNTEENSAGAAQIGLDTRALLTVFQKYIPLVFILFIKVLYDHRVGILNFIVLLVTFNHANNVVKREIRKQHNKSWMSLLFITCCILGCMRFINFEYAQHTFFSYTQPLTIWELLWSVLITDFILKLITVICKIFVTCLPAKLLTLRKRGKYYLMVEATSQLYRCGAPIQSWLYYFFEGYQGPEKILGVFFSILYTVSKGKDLLSSAKFFQAAICKLFQNVNLGVSPSKEELIASGGICAVCHEEYSMPVILHCKHIFCETCVLRWLDIERSCPLCRANITDDPIYRDGHTTHSIQLY, from the exons ATGCAAAGTTCATCGAATGTAATACCTCCTTCATctgataattatataattaatgtTGAAGATCAACCAAGTGGTTCATATCCACATGATACTTCAACACATGacaatcatcatcatcatcatcaaacTACTacagacaattttttaaataatattcgtgAAGCTGCAAATGAGGTTATGGGTGAAAGCCAaaacaataatagtaatattgccattaatcataataataacaataataataataatacagagGAAAATTCTGCAGGAGCAGCACAAATTGGTCTAGATACGCGTGCATTACTTACAGTATTTCAAAAATACATCCCTCttgtttttattctttttatcaaAGTACTTTACGATCATAGGGTTGGTATATTAAACTTCATAGTATTACTTGTTACATTTAATCATGCTAATAACGTTGTGAAACGTGAAATTAGAAAACAACATAATAAAAGTTGGATGTcacttttatttattacatgTTGCATACTTGGATGTATgcgttttattaattttgaatatgCACAACACACATTTTTTTCATACACCCAACCTCTTACAATCTGGGAATTGTTGTGGTCAGTTTTGATAAcagattttattttgaaattaattactgttatttgtaaaatttttgtaaCATGTTTACCTGCAAAACTGCTGACGCTTCGGAAAAGG GGAAAGTATTATCTCATGGTCGAAGCAACATCTCAACTTTATCGATGTGGTGCGCCTATCCAGTCATGGCTATATTATTTCTTTGAAGGATATCAAGGACCTGAAAAAATTCTGGGAGTATTTTTCTCTATATTATATACAGTGAGCAAAGGAAAAGATTTATTATCCAGTGCAAAGTTTTTTCAAGCCgccatttgtaaattatttcaaaatgta aatTTGGGTGTGTCACCGTCAAAAGAAGAGTTAATAGCATCTGGTGGTATTTGTGCAGTTTGTCATGAGGAATATTCAATGCCAGTAATTTTGCATTGTAAACATATTTTCTGCGAGACATGTGTTTTAAGGTGGTTAGATATAGAACGTTCATGTCCGTTATGCCGTGCTAATATCACGGACGATCCTATTTATCGCGATGGCCATACAACTCATTCTATTCAATTATATTGA
- the LOC143154007 gene encoding putative citrate synthase 2, mitochondrial isoform X1 → MFRTWRCVRYATIQLVFRKNVKRNYTGNSDYGGRQHVLTVGIGLPMYELSRTRGTPSTSTDLKEALCEKIPIHYDLLRNFRRQHGPYVVSRITVENMYQGLSGVNTMVRETSETDPKYGIKYRGLTIPEVVTLLPRQGKSPSAEAVFWLLLTGDVPTQEQTASLIADWTTRRQKRKDWWSGPGGGIVGSVLRTLPKTTTPLGRLSIALAVFDSSKHTKDALRDRASSHTHWEYTYEDSMELLATLPAIVGLVAKAEGSRDVKEEGDWVHFLVECLCNASQISESRKKSMLDFLRLYVTVNADEDGGVPAVHVTEILGASQLDINQALAAGVLAYADEPETGTMTQYMEFQTKIQVLLGQESKVDNLKNYMTLIAKDKLIGYKETNFCDPRYTALTNYVKENIPDDSNVKV, encoded by the exons aTGTTTCGAACTTGGAGGTGTGTTCGATACGCGACTATACAACTGGTGTTTCGAAAGAATGTGAAGAGAAACTACACTGGAAATAGTGATTATGGAGGACGACAACACGTATTGACGGTTGGAATCGGTTTACCGATGTACGAG CTGAGCCGAACAAGAGGTACACCCAGTACGAGCACAGACTTGAAGGAAGCTCTATGCGAAAAGATTCCAATACATTACGATCTGTTGAGAAACTTTCGTCGTCAACATGGACCCTACGTAGTCAGTCGCATCACAGTGGAAAACATGTATCAAGGATTAAGCGGGGTGAATACTATGGTTAGAGAAACATCCGAAACTGATCCAAAGTATGGA ATCAAGTACAGAGGACTAACAATACCGGAAGTTGTTACACTGTTACCTCGCCAAGGGAAATCACCGAGCGCTGAAGCTGTGTTTTGGTTGCTGTTAACCGGTGACGTCCCGACGCAGGAACAAACGGCGTCGTTGATCGCCGATTGGACGACACGACGTCAGAAAAGAAAGGATTGGTGGTCGGGACCAGGCGGAGGAATCGTCGGTTCCGTTCTTCGAACCCTCCCGAAGACAACAACACCACTAGGAAGACTGTCCATAGCACTCGCTGTCTTCGATTCTAGTAAACACACGAAAGACGCGTTGAGAGATCGTGCTTCTAGTCACACTCATTGGGAA tacACGTACGAAGATAGTATGGAACTACTTGCCACGTTACCAGCGATAGTAGGTCTGGTTGCTAAAGCAGAAGGATCGAGGGATGTGAAAGAAGAAGGCGATTGGGTACATTTTCTGGTGGAATGTTTATGTAACGCGTCGCAAATCTCGGAAAGTCGGAAAAAATCGATGCTGGACTTTCTTCGATTATACGTTACTGTGAACGC CGACGAAGACGGAGGTGTCCCAGCCGTTCATGTTACGGAAATACTCGGAGCGTCACAATTGGACATCAACCAAGCTCTGGCGGCAGGCGTTTTGGCATACGCCGACGAACCCGAGACCGGTACAATGACAcaa TACATGgaatttcaaacaaaaataCAAGTCCTCCTTGGTCAAGAATCGAAAGTCGATAATTTAAAGAATTATATGACTCTGATCGCAAAGGATAAATTGATCGGCTACAAGGAAACGAATTTTTGCGATCCAAGATACACAGCATTAACGAATTACGTTAAGGAAAATATACCAGACGATTCTAACGTAAAGGTATAG
- the Rnft2 gene encoding ring finger protein, transmembrane 2 isoform X2: MQSSSNVIPPSSDNYIINVEDQPSGSYPHDTSTHDNHHHHHQTTTDNFLNNIREAANEVMGESQNNNSNIAINHNNNNNNNNTEENSAGAAQIGLDTRALLTVFQKYIPLVFILFIKVLYDHRVGILNFIVLLVTFNHANNVVKREIRKQHNKSWMSLLFITCCILGCMRFINFEYAQHTFFSYTQPLTIWELLWSVLITDFILKLITVICKIFVTCLPAKLLTLRKRGKYYLMVEATSQLYRCGAPIQSWLYYFFEGYQGPEKILGVFFSILYTVSKGKDLLSSAKFFQAAICKLFQNNLGVSPSKEELIASGGICAVCHEEYSMPVILHCKHIFCETCVLRWLDIERSCPLCRANITDDPIYRDGHTTHSIQLY, from the exons ATGCAAAGTTCATCGAATGTAATACCTCCTTCATctgataattatataattaatgtTGAAGATCAACCAAGTGGTTCATATCCACATGATACTTCAACACATGacaatcatcatcatcatcatcaaacTACTacagacaattttttaaataatattcgtgAAGCTGCAAATGAGGTTATGGGTGAAAGCCAaaacaataatagtaatattgccattaatcataataataacaataataataataatacagagGAAAATTCTGCAGGAGCAGCACAAATTGGTCTAGATACGCGTGCATTACTTACAGTATTTCAAAAATACATCCCTCttgtttttattctttttatcaaAGTACTTTACGATCATAGGGTTGGTATATTAAACTTCATAGTATTACTTGTTACATTTAATCATGCTAATAACGTTGTGAAACGTGAAATTAGAAAACAACATAATAAAAGTTGGATGTcacttttatttattacatgTTGCATACTTGGATGTATgcgttttattaattttgaatatgCACAACACACATTTTTTTCATACACCCAACCTCTTACAATCTGGGAATTGTTGTGGTCAGTTTTGATAAcagattttattttgaaattaattactgttatttgtaaaatttttgtaaCATGTTTACCTGCAAAACTGCTGACGCTTCGGAAAAGG GGAAAGTATTATCTCATGGTCGAAGCAACATCTCAACTTTATCGATGTGGTGCGCCTATCCAGTCATGGCTATATTATTTCTTTGAAGGATATCAAGGACCTGAAAAAATTCTGGGAGTATTTTTCTCTATATTATATACAGTGAGCAAAGGAAAAGATTTATTATCCAGTGCAAAGTTTTTTCAAGCCgccatttgtaaattatttcaaaat aatTTGGGTGTGTCACCGTCAAAAGAAGAGTTAATAGCATCTGGTGGTATTTGTGCAGTTTGTCATGAGGAATATTCAATGCCAGTAATTTTGCATTGTAAACATATTTTCTGCGAGACATGTGTTTTAAGGTGGTTAGATATAGAACGTTCATGTCCGTTATGCCGTGCTAATATCACGGACGATCCTATTTATCGCGATGGCCATACAACTCATTCTATTCAATTATATTGA
- the LOC143154007 gene encoding putative citrate synthase 2, mitochondrial isoform X2, whose protein sequence is MFRTWRCVRYATIQLVFRKNVKRNYTGNSDYGGRQHVLTLSRTRGTPSTSTDLKEALCEKIPIHYDLLRNFRRQHGPYVVSRITVENMYQGLSGVNTMVRETSETDPKYGIKYRGLTIPEVVTLLPRQGKSPSAEAVFWLLLTGDVPTQEQTASLIADWTTRRQKRKDWWSGPGGGIVGSVLRTLPKTTTPLGRLSIALAVFDSSKHTKDALRDRASSHTHWEYTYEDSMELLATLPAIVGLVAKAEGSRDVKEEGDWVHFLVECLCNASQISESRKKSMLDFLRLYVTVNADEDGGVPAVHVTEILGASQLDINQALAAGVLAYADEPETGTMTQYMEFQTKIQVLLGQESKVDNLKNYMTLIAKDKLIGYKETNFCDPRYTALTNYVKENIPDDSNVKLSQAITQILTTMMKTAKGRIVYPEQSTIAAPVFQSYGLKDMKFNQVLLCMSRALGAVASIIWTRAVNAPVERPASKCTYTYLDSIQGTQRKRKREKYVKHFQK, encoded by the exons aTGTTTCGAACTTGGAGGTGTGTTCGATACGCGACTATACAACTGGTGTTTCGAAAGAATGTGAAGAGAAACTACACTGGAAATAGTGATTATGGAGGACGACAACACGTATTGACG CTGAGCCGAACAAGAGGTACACCCAGTACGAGCACAGACTTGAAGGAAGCTCTATGCGAAAAGATTCCAATACATTACGATCTGTTGAGAAACTTTCGTCGTCAACATGGACCCTACGTAGTCAGTCGCATCACAGTGGAAAACATGTATCAAGGATTAAGCGGGGTGAATACTATGGTTAGAGAAACATCCGAAACTGATCCAAAGTATGGA ATCAAGTACAGAGGACTAACAATACCGGAAGTTGTTACACTGTTACCTCGCCAAGGGAAATCACCGAGCGCTGAAGCTGTGTTTTGGTTGCTGTTAACCGGTGACGTCCCGACGCAGGAACAAACGGCGTCGTTGATCGCCGATTGGACGACACGACGTCAGAAAAGAAAGGATTGGTGGTCGGGACCAGGCGGAGGAATCGTCGGTTCCGTTCTTCGAACCCTCCCGAAGACAACAACACCACTAGGAAGACTGTCCATAGCACTCGCTGTCTTCGATTCTAGTAAACACACGAAAGACGCGTTGAGAGATCGTGCTTCTAGTCACACTCATTGGGAA tacACGTACGAAGATAGTATGGAACTACTTGCCACGTTACCAGCGATAGTAGGTCTGGTTGCTAAAGCAGAAGGATCGAGGGATGTGAAAGAAGAAGGCGATTGGGTACATTTTCTGGTGGAATGTTTATGTAACGCGTCGCAAATCTCGGAAAGTCGGAAAAAATCGATGCTGGACTTTCTTCGATTATACGTTACTGTGAACGC CGACGAAGACGGAGGTGTCCCAGCCGTTCATGTTACGGAAATACTCGGAGCGTCACAATTGGACATCAACCAAGCTCTGGCGGCAGGCGTTTTGGCATACGCCGACGAACCCGAGACCGGTACAATGACAcaa TACATGgaatttcaaacaaaaataCAAGTCCTCCTTGGTCAAGAATCGAAAGTCGATAATTTAAAGAATTATATGACTCTGATCGCAAAGGATAAATTGATCGGCTACAAGGAAACGAATTTTTGCGATCCAAGATACACAGCATTAACGAATTACGTTAAGGAAAATATACCAGACGATTCTAACGTAAAG TTGTCGCAAGCTATTACCCAAATACTCACTACAATGATGAAGACTGCAAAAGGAAGAATCGTTTATCCCGAACAAAGTACAATCGCGGCACCAGTCTTTCAG TCCTACGGATTGAAAGACATGAAATTCAATCAAGTGTTACTATGCATGTCACGAGCACTGGGTGCAGTTGCATCGATCATATGGACAAGAGCTGTTAATGCACCGGTCGAGCGTCCAGCATCGAAATGCACTTATACATACCTGGATTCTATTCAGGGGACACAAAGGAAACGTAAACGTGAAAAATACGTAAAACATTTTCAGAAATAA